The Solanum dulcamara chromosome 2, daSolDulc1.2, whole genome shotgun sequence region ACTCGAACGTGACAATTGACAAACAAAAAGATCATCATATATTGGCTTATTTTACGCTGACAACAGAAGTAATTTAGCAGCATATGTATCTGAAGTTATATGGCAGAtgcaaagagaagaaaaaaaccTAACATATTAAGGAAGACACAAGAACTACTTGAATTGCTACCAAGTACCTAATACCATACTATCTTTCCATAATGTGGCACATCGACCTCACAACTATAtagctcggactcttcaaaagaCGTTGTCATTATGTCAGATCTTCCAAATACAGTGCATTTTTGAGGATCGGACATGAGTATCACAACAATTTTAAAAAGTTCGAACAACATAGCCTCACAACAGTAAGAATGCCACCACTATATTTCAATCACCTTATTCCCAGTGTAACACCAGCAGATGACTAATCTTCTAAGACATATATAAACAACATATCCTATGCAATTCCACAAGTTGAGTATGGaaagggtagaatgtacgcaaacTTTACCCCTACTTTGTGGGGTAAAGAGGTTGTTTCCTATAAACTGATACTCGAAAAAAGGTGCCACGAATTGTTAACCAACACCAAGAAGACACGCCAGTAAGTCAATAACTTTTGTTTTAGCACCAAGACAGATCAGAAAGAAAACATAAACAGGAATCAGAGATACTGAACTGCCcagaaaaaccaaaaaaattgaaCAAGCAAGGGACAGAATTATACCTAAATAGTCTATTATTACTAAATAAAGTCGAGTAAAAAAGTAATATACATGACATGGGGAAGCTACATGAAACCACCATAGTAGCTCTATCAAAATATGCTAGAATGTTAGTATAAATAACACACCAACAAATTCAGGGCAGTAAAAAATAGCCTGCTCTCTCTACTATAAAGCGAAAATGAGGAGCATTATGGTGCCATCTTAATATTATACTCGTTTTTTCTTTCAGTCGTTTCATCACTGCATAGGCATTGTTGCTCATCAGCTCATCTGTTACCGATCTTTTATTTGTAACTTCCCTCAAACTTTTGTTTCATTACTATTTTTCCACTCCTTTCCGATCAATAATTCAGTCAGTGCCTAAAGGCTGGTTTTCCATCTActgttcctttttttttctttttttttctttttttaaaattttttgttttgCCTCATAGTACAGATAACAGCATTGTAACTTACGGTTAGAGCGAATCCTCAAATCTTAACCCATTAATCAACAGCTGTATCAAGCACGGAGTGGTTCTCTCACCACAGACCGAGGAGAATATCTAGTTTTCACCTCTGGCAGAAGAAACTGAAATCTGGATGATTGACCTGAAGCAGCGTTAGCCAGTTATCAGCAGCCTGTAAGAGCGAGCTCATTAACTGTTTTCCAGATCCGCCATTTGGAGTCCAAAGTGACGCTTTAAACTTGTATGAAGCAAGACCAAAAGCAGGTAATGGAATCTTAGGGGCCACATCCGTATCAGTTGGACATGCTACAACCGCAGCATGACCACTTTGACTTCCTGCAGAAAGTCCATGTAAAATTTCAACAACGCATTAGCAACAAAACAATTTAGTTAAATACTATAAGTAACCCAAGTTAGGCGATTGTAATATACACTCTTAATATATACCTCACCAGATTTGTTCACCGGGACATACATAACAAAACCAAAACTCAAGAAGAGATTGACTTCCaacctatgttgctcggactcttcaaaaatgtcaacgGGTGCGTGTCagattctccaaaagtagtgcattttttaAGGATCCGACACAATTGTGGCaatatttttggagagtccgagcaacatagcttCCAACATGCTAGCAAAGAGTTAATGAACGAAGAGTGAACATTTTTTTCACAACTAACTTTTTCTACCAGACTAATGCCCCAGTTATATCTGGGACAACATGCGAAAATCAACAGAACGCAtagttgaaaatttggaggaAAACAGATTTAAGGCTGCACAAGTCATTCAAGCCAAACAACACTGCCTCTGCCACATACGAAGCCTTGTGCTAACTTCACTTTTGATGATACCAAACTCCAATTTTTTGACATTCTATTCCTTCCAgattatgagcccgtttggatgggcttaaaaagagcaacttttatgtatgaaatgcttttagaactttgaagtgctgaaagttatttttataaataagcagttgagtgtttggataaaagtgcttaaatgaggaaaatgatgtgaattttagggttaaaagaataaaaagggtagtttaggaatttagttaaaatataagggatataaaagtaatttctatggtcaaagaaaatgactttaagcatttagaaaaaaaaagttaggaatcctaacttttcatttttgactgactttaagaactttatggcttaaaattagcattaggcaaacacgttcaaaaaCTAAAagggggctttaagttggttttgaccaacttaaagcccatccaaacgagCTCTATATCTTTCATGATAAACAACAAAGTGTTTAAAAGAACAAATTAGCTTCTTATTCCCACTGAGACAAGCCCCGAAGCTTAGTTCAAGTGGCAAAGGTTAGAGGGGCTTGTCATTTAGTCAGAAGTTCGAACCCTGCAACATGCAAACTAAGCttggtatttaagtggagaaggctAGAGGAGCAGGCCCATTATCCCCAATTTTTGAGGGCTGTGATTGGTCCTAAGAGTTACCCAGACGGATTTTTCTGTCAAAAAAAAATGGGGGGAAACTTCACTACACAACTTCCACATGGGTTATGTTTATGTTTCTGAGGCTTCTTAAATCCTTGTGGTCATGTCAAATGAGTTAAACATATTGATTTCAATGAATCTAAGAACTTGATGCTTaatcattctttttcttcttttctttcttttttttctcaaatagatTTAGGAGagttgagcaggaccaaaattgaatacttggagtgcaagcTCCACGACGTGTCTTATGAAGTGGACGTGGACATGAGGCTTGGCACATGGGTCATCCCTGAGAGGAAATTTCAAGTACCTAGGATCAGGGATCCAGGATAATAAAGAGATTGACAAGGATGTCACTCATCGTATTGGGGCGGGGTGAACGAAATGAAGGCTAGCATCCGGTGTTTTTGTAAGACAAGGTGGTCTACAAAGTGGTTGTTAGACCAACTATTCTATATGGGGGGCAAAGTGTTAGCCAATCAAGAACTTTCACGTCCAGAAGATGCGAGTAGCGGAGATGAGGATGCCGAGGTGGATATGTGGACATAATACAAGGAgagataagattaggaatgggGATactcgagaaaaggtaggagtggctcATGTGGAAGATAAGATGTGGGAACTAAGGCTGAGATGGTTCGGACATGTGACGAGAAGAGGTGCAAATGTCATGGttaggaggtgtgagaggttggtcgTAGAAGACTTGAGAAGGGGTAGAGGAAGGCCTAAGAAATATTGGGGTAAAAAGATTAGGAAGGATATAGCGCATTTTCAGCTCACTGAGGACATGGTCAAGGATTATGGTAGAAGGATAGTAGTTCTATATTCCGTTCCCTTTCCCACATTTTAGTATTATTCTTTTCTTTCCcttatttttagatttctatcaCTACTTGTTGTTTCAATATGTTATTATCTTCTTGTTGTTTCTATTTGTTGCTATTGCCTCTTTTTCACTGTTTTCTCagccgagggtcttttggaaaTAGCTTCCATACCTTctcaaaggtaggggtaagatcTCACTTGTGGGAATACACTGGGTTTTTTTGTTGTAGTAGATTTAGGAAATATATGACTACCAACATACTAATACAGATGAacatacataagaaaatatcaGAAAACACCACATCACATTATGAAAAGAATAAACATGGAAAATTGCAAACGGAAACAGAAGAAACAGTTTTAATTTTCACCAAAAAAACAAAAGCAATTTAGGGTAGAAAATGCCAGATACCTGGCATGGGTGTATGAAGAGAATGAAAGGTCAGAAAACAAGCGTCCAAAGCTTTTAAAGTAGGTCCCGTAGGTATCCGGTAAATTGGGTACCTGCAAGACAGAGATCAGAGCATTAAATTCAGGAAAAAGAAAGTATACATCCTGATATGAAATGTGCCAGAAAAGCAAAATACCAGGCTACAGAAATCCAACTGGAAGGAAGGAGATCACAACTTCTCATGGTTTTTAGTTCTGGGAAACGTTGAGCAAGATCAAATATCTACAGAACAAGAAACATAATGAGAATATGAGATAAACAGCAACTTATCCATTCTCCCTATCaatgaaaaaaacaaaagatgACTACTTTGAGGGAGAGGGAGGAAAGAACCAACCTTATCTGCCAAAGGTTCACGACCATAAGGCTGATCGTGCGCAAAATACTCAAACAACAAGGCACCTTGAGAAGACCCAGATTCACCCTCATCGCTTGAAAATCCTTCTTGGAATGTAGCATTACTGTCTCTTAAAGATAACCCGTCGATACTAAGAGAGCTTTCACTTGTTTGGTTATGATACATCCGTTGCTCCCTTGAATAATTCAAGCAACGTCTCTCGTGTTCAGAGTCACTGCTTCCATCACTACTAGAATCCCGAAAATAGTCACTATCACTTTCCTCACCTGATCGCCTACTATGTATGACAAAATGCCAAGTCAGTATCATATGTTTCTTAAAACTACTCAATCAAAATCTAAACAGCATCAATTCAAGATTTCAGATTCTTTCAGAAAAGAGGAGGTGAAGGGTAGTATAGGACAATCTTTGAGACACAATCACGTGCATTTACAACATAAACACACTCATAAAGCATGAGATCTAGCTATACGACACATGTCCATCCATGTACTAGCTAAAGAAGTGCATTGAGATCAACAATATTTCAGGAAAGCCAGAATGATATAATTGATACAtcagaaagaaagatggatgcACATGAGAGGATGGAAGAAGTTCCTTTCACTGTTTCACATTTCAATGAGATGGAATAGCTTTCAGTTCCGTTAATATAAACTAAGGTGACATTGGACATGTTTTGAACTCCTCAGTTAGTGAGGTGCAATGGGTTTTGCACCTATCCACAAAGACTAAGTGAGAAAGTAACCATTAGGTTTAAGAGATGCCCAAGCAAAGGCTAAGAAAGCTCTTACAGAAGCAGGCTGTAAGCAGCAGCCTCCTGGTCGACAAAGAAATGCACAATCATGATAAGAGGCCATCTAAAAAGAAGACTGAAGTACTTGGTTAAAGAGCAACGTCTCAGAATCAGGTACCAATTTGGATTCTAGCAATCACCCACACATCCACCCAAAAGCTCATTCCAGATTCAGTAAGTTTATGACATTATAAAAGCAGAATGAGGCAGGTAGACAATTTCTGGCCTCTATCCGTATGTCATGAGAAATCTTTGCTTTCCACTACTTAAATGAAAAGATGATGATAGATCTATCTTCTCTTATCAATATTATGTATAATTTTTCCACCAAGAACaaatgttgctcggactctccaaaaataaTGCCGCACCCGTATTGGATCCTtcaaaaatgcactacttttgaaGGAACCGACACACACCAtgtcaacatttttgaagagtccgggCAACATAGCCAAAAACATCATGAAGTAACAACAAAGAGGAAAAGGAAATACGCACAAATAGAATATCATGCAAAAACTTTCTCCTTgctgagtctctgataatgtaACCGAGagtattatataaaaatttgaattaatgcCACAACTATTCGTATCCGCACATCACGTCAAAGCAGATGATCATTACTTACAAAACCTAAATATACCCAATAACAATTATGGATCTGACATAAGCATCAAGGAGTATACAGAAAACCAAAGATAATACAAAAACAAGCACCTTAAGTGTGATATTGAGACTATCAATTCATAAGGCCAGAAAAATTGGCTGCACCATGAGTAacaaaaactaaatttaaaCATGGAAGGAAAAAACATGCAAATATATACCTTGTTTTGACTGAAGCCTTTGAAGAATCACCATACAACTGAATACCTGACAAATAGGGCACATAGTACTGAACTGCACAATCACCTTCATTCAACACCAACGGAACTCCAGCTCCGTATGCACTCCATTCTTTAAAAGACTCCCATAAGTCGCCAAGCACATAGTAAGGCAGAAACTCCACATCACACGTCCTCCAACCCCTAATAGTTGTCTGTTACAAACACAACCATTATTCACTCAAAACCAATAATATTTACAACAAACAACAGCTAATTTTTCTTTAACAGTTAAATTTTCAACCACAGCCAATAGACTACAGTAAAATTATCAATCATTCCCAGTGAaagattaaatatttatatcaatAAAACCATTTTTCAATCAAAACCTATAATCTTAACAATGAACTGCAGTTAAACTTCCATTCTAGCCAAACTCCAACAAAAGATTATTAATTTAAACCAACACAACCATTTTCAATCAAACCTATAAtcttaacaacaacaacaacataccaagcgtaatcccacaagtggagtctTGGGAGGGTAGAGCGTATAGAGATAGAGAGGTGGTTTCCAATAGACCCTGAGTTTAAATATAGCATACCAAACAATTTGAAAAAAGGGGATACAGATATGACAGCATTAACAACATCGAAATAATGCAAAATGGAGAGCATCACACAACACAAACATGAGAAAGAACAGTAACGACAACGAAATAAAGTATTATACTCTTTGTACTAATCCAATCAATTGAACTCTTGAATAATTAACCACTAATACAAGCTCAAGTATTTTCAATCAAAACCcataaaaagagtttaagaatCTAATTAAAcagcaaataaaataaagtcataatattttttaaaaccttaGATAGATATTGAGCAGGAACTGAAGGAGTAACAGATTTCAAAAACCGCTGAAGATTACAAAGCGGCAAAACTTCCGATGCCGGCACGGCGTCAGCGACCGGTAACTCCTTCGTCGATTCATCCGCGGCAGCAACCTTCATTTTCGTCTTCGTCGGAAAATTACTAACAGCAACATCACTCTTAGCTCTCCGTAAATTATCCTCACCATTAAAACTCCGATTAACATTCCGGCGAGCCTTCGCAGCACTATAAAACCGATCTTCACCATTAAAAGTCCGATTAAACTGTAACCCACTACCCATCATCTCTTTATATGAAAAGCCCCCAAAATCTCTATcaatttttctccttttttctctctatatatatcgATATATTGCAATTTTTATATCGATTTTCTCAGAAATTGTTCAAGAAAACGAAAAGGGGTTGATTAGGCTAATTGATTCTCGCAGAGATGAATCAAACGAGGACAAATTAGCCacagcaacaaaaaaaaagttttttttgtgGGAATTCGACGAATTTGAATAAACCCTAGCAAATATTGACTCCGATCAAAAAAAttctaaacatatatattaatGAAGACCATGTGGGTTTGTataaaaagagaattttttattttttttgcttcaGAGAGAAATTGCAGTTGAAAAtggaagagagagaaagaggagAGAGAGAAGCAGGTGACAGAATAATAAAATTGTATGGGCAGGGGGAAGTgggaagaagaaaacaatgtttatttgaaaaaagaaatagtttTATCCTTTATTTTGTTGTTTCTATTTATCACCCGGTGTCCGTTAtccatattttttctatttaatatttaatatatatatatatatatatataatgatgattCGTATATATTTAAATTCACGTCACAAAATTTATAtctatacataaaataaaatgcttcataCATTATGAATCATATAAATTTGAGTTTGCGTCAAAAAATTATACTCTTCTCTTATCCTGTAAGATATATGTATGGCAGAtagtataaatttaaattaaaattaaaaagtcaCACACTGAAGATAAACTATTATCGAacaaaaatgaatgtttcatatttaaaattcaaactCAAAGGTTTCACTTAATTTCAATACTTGTTGATGCTCTTtttgttttgttcattatttgcTTCCTATATTACGAATAgtataaatttgaattcacACTAAAAATATACATTGATGATAAAACACTCTTCTCGTATTTTGTATGCGAAATTTATATTGCGGATtatgtaaatttaaatttatgtttaaaCAATTacatgttaaaaataaaatattctttaataaaaataaatgttatattttaagatttgaattcgagatttcaCCATACCACAATACTTGATgatacttttttattttgtttattatttgctTGTTTGTTATTTTTACAATTTATTTGAAGTAGTACTatgatttgagaaaaaaaatgaacttaTTAAATTGTGGTCCATATAATATttccttttgaatttttttttctcattttatgttTGGAGATTGGAATATACCTAGTTGTGATGGAAAGATATTCTAATATGTTCATCTCATTAAAGTTTAACTATTTGTCATAAACATTAAATAAAGCACAGTAATTAGTTTACTTGGTAAGAAATTagaattaataatattaatcttATTTTTGTTGCAACTATTATCATGTAAAAATTGATATAGTTAATATAGAGATTAATGTTTTAAAGCTATTTCTACTGTctcattttcaatttttagtttttggtaAATCCTTAAAAGTGTTAATGACTTTTCAAATACTTAACAACAAAATCATGGACCAGATTGGAAATATAGAAACTCTACCAAATCTAGTGAAAAAATTATGGCAAGTGAGTTAATAATTCAATTAACTTTTAAAGCCATCATGttctttataataattaatatatatttgcaAACCACCGACGTTTATATCATATCAAGTActtaatataattatatatttgagaATTGAGATAGTAGCACTTTTGGTCTATTATTTATTAGTGAACTTTAGTTTTAGTCTTTGTAATATTTGATTATATGCATTTTGATTCTTTCACTTATGAAtattcttattaattttttttgttattaactattttattatttaactaTGTATGTGTTATATTAAAACTGCATTATTATTCAATATTTAAgataatctatttttaaaaatagtctaaatatattataggaatcaaaaaaacatataattaattaaaagttaaatattatgagtaacatatcataaaaattaaaattcaataaTAATCGAGAAGAACATCATACGTCAGTCGAAACCTATTTTTAAAAAGACAATAGAGAATTACTATTGTTATTCAAAGGTCTTGtattgaatattgaatatcgTATATCAAATATCAAATATTGAATATCGAATATCGAATGCAAAATATTCGCTCGGTTGATCGATCAACAATTCACTTCTTTAGAATATAGAAATTATGTGAAAATATGAAGGGTTTTATAGGAATAAAATTTGGACAAGTGGAATATGAAACATTATCTATTCGGGTTAGGACAGGACAGCAAAAATGGCTAAGCCATAAAGTGATTGGCTAAAAGGGAAAATAATTGGATTTGTGAATGAGAATTGTAGTGCCACGTGTACGTAAGATGTCAAAATTGTGTCGTTTTCTGACCTTAATTATCATCTCAATTCCCAAGATCGTAAGTGTGAGGTGGCGATAACATCGTCATTGTGTGAATATGTTTTGATTGCTATCGTAAAATTATGTTAtagaaatatataatataatatgagaataaaaaaaaaattggctaTACAAATCTCAGTATTTGAACATAAAGTAAGTTcgacttctgttattatttctctattattactttctgtactttgattattttattttatctgtgtcgtttttattatttgtgttaTTCATTATTTACTTTCCCATATTGCTTTGAACTTTTTAGCtttatctgacttctttttatgcttctttcgAGCCGAGAGTCTCTCGGAAACAggcgtcctaccttggtaggagtaaggtttgcgtaTACTTTATCCTCTCCAGATCTCacattgtggaatttcactgagtTGTTATTGAACATAAAGTAAGTATTACTATTGAAgtttaatattaatttatagTGAATAACGATGGAACGAATAGAATCTCTAATTCGATTTAAATTTATGCCATGTTAAAACACTAGCACCTTTGGTCCCCTTTACTATGTCTCAGAAAGTATGAATTCAGATTAGCCTGTACCTCAATATGACTATTGCTTAGGATGAGAAATAAAGTATGGCCAGACGGTTATGGAATATGTAAGCATATACTTATTTTCAATAGAGTGATTAATCATCATTGATGAATAACATGTACTTAATTTCAATATAACATTTGATGACGAGCGCACGAAAAATTCGATTAATGAATAGTATGTAGTCGTTTTTaagatgatatttgatgacGATTACATAAAAATCCTAATTAATTTGCGTGTACGTCTCAAAAAGTtcattacaaaaaaaaacacttcttgtataaaaaagatagatttcaagatttgaatccaatacaatttattattaaagatgaacaaataatatttttccacCTCAATGATGGTAATTAATTTGGATAAAAACATTACTATAATTTTCAACACATTGGATCTTCCAAAATATGTGTTGGACATcggattattttttataaagagctcaacaacaacaacaacaaacccagtataatctcACTATGTGGAGTTTGGGaaggatagagtgtacgcagatctaACCCCcactttaatttttataaagagCTCGAACTCGATAATTTAATTAAgagtaaaatgatcattttcatTCATTACAATATAATCCTCGGGTGACGAATAATGTGTACTATTTTCAACATAACATTTGAAAACTACTGCACGAAAAGCTTGATTAATTTGTGTGCATGCCTCGAAAAGTTTCATTACAAAGAAAAATACTTCTTctaaatttttttagatttcaagatttgagtctaaaatttattattaaaggTGAatgaattatatttatttaccatAATAATGATAGGTAATTTGTACCCATTTAAAGAGTTTCCTACAAGttgttattataaaaatattactataaTTTTCAGCACACTGGATTTTCCAAATATTGCGTTGGACAGATgattatttataataaaaagattattatataataaaaatatcagTACTTTATTAGTTTATTTAATCACAAAAAGGTAGTGATGATTCTGCATGTGCATCATATTGGAACCCCACTTAgatataaaaatgaaataaaacaaTCTTTAGGGATTCTATTCACATTTTGTAAAAGGATTTCATTAGTTACCGATAATTATTTAATGAAGAGGTAAGTTTATGTCACTATTATTATGTGCGTCGATACAATATATTTAACCCTTAGAAATATCATTATACACGCACAAATACACTTATAATCTGTACGAATATAATATATTTCGTTGCACACAAATATAATATTGTTACATGTTTCATAAATATACAAACCATCGTTATACTTCGTAATCAAAGACTAAACGATCGCTATATACACAATTTTCTCCTCCAAACAAGCTAAGGGACAAgataaatgagaaaattaaagaTAAGATTTGACACTTATTAAAAGGTCATTATAATTAGATAATACTCCTATATTTTCTAATAACATGAAAAGGAAATATGTCATTATTAATGAAAACGTCCATCTTACCCATAGAATATTTGGTATCCACAATTTTCACCTAATTGTTAGGATTTGTAGACCCTATGGTCCATTAGATTTATACTTCCTCATTTAATTGGAAAATTGATGGCtaacaaaaattaattaattttatggaGTAGATGGACAAAGTCAATATCTAGTGGCTAAGGTAGCTAAGAAAATAAGTTAAATGAAAGAAGTTCGATGTAATCTAAAGTTCATCTTGGCTAGTTAGCACTTTAGTTGTTTTTTTACCGCCGAGAATTGTGAtgtgatgaataaaatatttacacGTTTAATTAGAAGTTTCGAATTCAAACAGAATGAAAAGAAGTTGCATATGCAACACTTTCATCTTCAAATAGATCTTATACaatgcaaatttaaattaatcggGGCTCAAAAAGGGTTACCGAATTCCACAGGagaattcttttttaaaaaaaaataatctgttTTCTATGTTATCATTTtctggaaaaaatatttttattttgttttaggtGATAATATTATCATGGGATCTCTTCATGACCCTTATTTAGAGGTCCCAAGGCCAAATCTTGATAATAAAAAGTGTTTCTTTTCTAGTGAATTTTACGCGACGAATATTAGGAATAATTGTGCTTGTGAAGTGTTAACTTCGAACATGGGCAAAATTAGAGGAACAAGGAGATTCGTTTGATCTCTTTTTATTTAGAAAATcacacactatatatatataagatattatttaatatttatatagtaGATGATAAATCTTCTTGTTAGAGTTATGCTATCTTAATGCCTTTTCGttataaaattacattataaataagaatatttttttttaaaaaaaagtatgtattaaATGAAGAACTACGGGGAAAAATTCAATCTTTGCCACTTTGACTGcaagataattaaataaataagaacTTAGAAATATTCTATTTAATATTCTTTTCTAAGTTAAAAGTTGGAGTACCTTTCAAAACCTTgaaacaaataataattttaaaatagatgTTATATTCATGACCAAACATTTGGAGAAAAAACAAGACTTATAATAACCAaccaaaagaaaacaagaaaattaCTTTTAACACCTCGTGTTGTGACATGTTGACACttcttgtattatttttttttggagtcgagtgtcacggacttagacttcacgCTAAGACTTCCGtgtggcacttgacaacttactcacgaatctttcacgatcttgcaagctcaagtaagcctttatgactagatcgctaagggaacgctagattatAGGAAGACAAGAgagtttttatgaagaaggcttttatattgctttggaagaatgtTTGTTTGCTTGATAGttttctacaaatgaatgccccctctatttatactactcctaaggggctcaagtataaataaaaattgttatacaagtccctccatatttacaaagaagtccctactctagaactctccacacactctagagaattccaagtctttcaag contains the following coding sequences:
- the LOC129879926 gene encoding uncharacterized protein LOC129879926 isoform X2 translates to MMGSGLQFNRTFNGEDRFYSAAKARRNVNRSFNGEDNLRRAKSDVAVSNFPTKTKMKVAAADESTKELPVADAVPASEVLPLCNLQRFLKSVTPSVPAQYLSKTTIRGWRTCDVEFLPYYVLGDLWESFKEWSAYGAGVPLVLNEGDCAVQYYVPYLSGIQLYGDSSKASVKTRRSGEESDSDYFRDSSSDGSSDSEHERRCLNYSREQRMYHNQTSESSLSIDGLSLRDSNATFQEGFSSDEGESGSSQGALLFEYFAHDQPYGREPLADKIFDLAQRFPELKTMRSCDLLPSSWISVAWYPIYRIPTGPTLKALDACFLTFHSLHTPMPGSQSGHAAVVACPTDTDVAPKIPLPAFGLASYKFKASLWTPNGGSGKQLMSSLLQAADNWLTLLQVNHPDFSFFCQR
- the LOC129879926 gene encoding uncharacterized protein LOC129879926 isoform X1, producing MMGSGLQFNRTFNGEDRFYSAAKARRNVNRSFNGEDNLRRAKSDVAVSNFPTKTKMKVAAADESTKELPVADAVPASEVLPLCNLQRFLKSVTPSVPAQYLSKTTIRGWRTCDVEFLPYYVLGDLWESFKEWSAYGAGVPLVLNEGDCAVQYYVPYLSGIQLYGDSSKASVKTSRRSGEESDSDYFRDSSSDGSSDSEHERRCLNYSREQRMYHNQTSESSLSIDGLSLRDSNATFQEGFSSDEGESGSSQGALLFEYFAHDQPYGREPLADKIFDLAQRFPELKTMRSCDLLPSSWISVAWYPIYRIPTGPTLKALDACFLTFHSLHTPMPGSQSGHAAVVACPTDTDVAPKIPLPAFGLASYKFKASLWTPNGGSGKQLMSSLLQAADNWLTLLQVNHPDFSFFCQR